A genomic segment from Comamonas terrigena NBRC 13299 encodes:
- a CDS encoding Bug family tripartite tricarboxylate transporter substrate binding protein — protein MIDRRLFLSRSTALCTAAALPVWAQSPWPARPIRVVIPYAAGGVTDSVGRRLIDQMAQALGQPMVVENKGGAGGTVGMAEVLKAAPDGYTLALTAISPLTLSPHLMKLPYDPAKDVVAVAPMMYSPVYVLATPAFQGKSWEDLIAQAKAQPGTIRFATSGVGSVGHIMLEQIQHQTGAQFVHVPYKGVGQTVNDAVGGHFEIMTGNPYGTINGLITQGKLRVLATTGPQRAPNQPQVPTLAEKGLAAANITSLFGFVAPARTASDVVLRLSSVVQAQLATPAIQEALRSTDNVGLQMSPAEFGNLLQQESRANADIIRKARITL, from the coding sequence ATGATCGACCGCCGCCTGTTTCTGTCCCGCAGCACCGCTCTCTGCACCGCGGCCGCCCTGCCCGTCTGGGCCCAGAGCCCCTGGCCCGCCCGGCCGATCCGGGTGGTGATTCCCTATGCCGCCGGCGGCGTCACCGACAGCGTGGGCCGCCGGCTGATCGACCAGATGGCCCAGGCCCTGGGCCAGCCCATGGTGGTGGAAAACAAGGGCGGTGCCGGCGGCACCGTGGGCATGGCCGAGGTGCTGAAGGCCGCGCCCGATGGGTATACGCTGGCCCTGACCGCCATCAGCCCGCTGACGCTGTCGCCCCACCTGATGAAGCTGCCCTACGACCCCGCCAAGGACGTGGTGGCCGTGGCACCGATGATGTATTCGCCGGTCTATGTGCTGGCCACGCCGGCCTTCCAGGGCAAGAGCTGGGAAGACCTGATCGCCCAGGCCAAGGCCCAGCCCGGCACCATCCGCTTTGCCACCTCCGGTGTGGGCTCGGTGGGCCACATCATGCTGGAGCAGATCCAGCACCAGACAGGTGCGCAGTTTGTGCATGTGCCCTACAAGGGCGTGGGCCAGACGGTGAACGACGCCGTGGGCGGGCATTTCGAGATCATGACCGGCAACCCCTATGGCACCATCAACGGCCTGATCACCCAGGGCAAGCTGCGCGTGCTGGCCACGACCGGCCCGCAGCGCGCACCCAACCAGCCCCAGGTACCCACGCTGGCAGAAAAAGGCCTGGCGGCGGCCAACATCACCTCGCTGTTCGGCTTTGTGGCGCCGGCGCGCACCGCCAGCGACGTGGTGCTGCGCCTGAGCAGCGTGGTCCAGGCCCAGCTGGCCACGCCCGCCATCCAGGAAGCACTGCGCAGCACCGACAACGTGGGCCTGCAGATGAGCCCGGCGGAATTTGGCAACCTGCTGCAGCAGGAAAGCCGCGCCAATGCGGACATCATCCGCAAGGCCCGCATCACGCTGTAA
- a CDS encoding PPK2 family polyphosphate kinase, which yields MATKKAAPPSTPASPFTSRDAALRKRWQSCQPGTPQAGSTGRFVDLSHFDPAGKPFATGKGKSQDKARVLELAGELDGLQNIFYADRRYKLLVILQGMDAAGKDGTLRGVFGQMSPLGVRTVGWKAPTETEKAHDYLWRIHQQMPGAGEVVVFNRSQYEDVLVPVVNGWLTPEQQQQRYAQINDFERMLSETGTLVVKFMLHISQDEQRLRLQERLDDPAKHWKFDQNDLQVRAQWHDYQQAYAHLLAATHTPWAPWTIVPADSKTHRNLMVATLLRELLHNLDLRYPPGDPALEKITVV from the coding sequence ATGGCCACCAAGAAAGCCGCGCCCCCTTCCACACCCGCCTCCCCGTTCACCAGCCGCGATGCGGCGCTGCGCAAGCGCTGGCAAAGCTGCCAGCCGGGCACCCCGCAGGCCGGCAGCACCGGGCGCTTTGTGGACCTGTCGCACTTCGATCCGGCCGGAAAACCGTTTGCCACCGGCAAAGGCAAGTCGCAGGACAAGGCCAGGGTGCTGGAGCTGGCCGGGGAGCTGGACGGGCTGCAGAACATCTTCTACGCCGACCGGCGCTACAAGCTGCTGGTGATCCTGCAGGGCATGGATGCGGCCGGCAAGGACGGCACCTTGCGCGGCGTGTTCGGCCAGATGTCGCCACTGGGCGTGCGTACCGTGGGCTGGAAAGCACCCACCGAAACCGAGAAAGCCCACGACTATCTGTGGCGCATCCACCAGCAGATGCCGGGCGCGGGCGAGGTGGTGGTCTTCAACCGCAGCCAGTATGAAGACGTGCTGGTGCCCGTGGTCAACGGCTGGCTCACGCCCGAGCAGCAACAGCAGCGCTACGCGCAGATCAACGACTTCGAACGCATGCTCAGCGAGACCGGCACCCTCGTCGTCAAGTTCATGCTGCACATCAGCCAGGACGAGCAGCGCCTGCGCCTGCAGGAGCGTCTGGACGACCCGGCCAAGCACTGGAAGTTCGACCAGAACGACCTGCAGGTGCGCGCCCAGTGGCACGACTACCAGCAGGCCTATGCCCACCTGCTGGCCGCCACGCACACGCCTTGGGCGCCGTGGACCATCGTGCCGGCCGATTCCAAGACCCACCGCAACCTGATGGTGGCCACGCTGCTGCGCGAGCTGCTGCACAACCTGGATCTGCGCTACCCGCCCGGGGACCCGGCACTGGAAAAAATCACCGTGGTCTGA
- a CDS encoding LysR family transcriptional regulator, which produces MAFPPEQVPLFLAVLDSGSFSAAARRLGRVPSAVSMAVAQLEAELDLQLFDRSGREPRPTAAARALEPQARLLAAQLQQLNQQAQALHQGLEERLTFAIAPELLSTGWADGLVPLVQEFPALTVEVLAAPQDDALELLHAGRAQLALVFERPAIDGREDFQEMGQETLVAVMAPQFAPWRAALAAQAPGGPAPQLNVDQLAATRQVLVASRDPQQTDPRFVFAHQQWRTDSHQAALSLISTGLAWGWLPKGLVETHIAAGTLLEIPVQNLSNGTTLFVDWVWSKERPLGLAAQRFVHMLRERPAH; this is translated from the coding sequence ATGGCTTTTCCTCCCGAACAGGTCCCGCTGTTTCTGGCCGTGCTGGACAGCGGCTCGTTTTCCGCCGCCGCGCGCCGGCTGGGGCGCGTGCCGTCGGCCGTCAGCATGGCCGTTGCCCAGCTGGAGGCCGAGCTGGACCTGCAGCTGTTCGACCGCAGCGGGCGCGAACCCCGGCCCACCGCCGCGGCCCGTGCGTTGGAGCCGCAGGCACGTCTGCTGGCCGCCCAGCTGCAGCAGCTCAACCAGCAGGCCCAGGCCCTGCACCAGGGGCTGGAAGAGCGGCTGACCTTTGCCATTGCGCCCGAGCTGCTGTCCACCGGCTGGGCCGATGGCCTGGTGCCGCTGGTGCAGGAATTCCCCGCACTGACGGTGGAGGTGCTGGCCGCGCCACAGGATGATGCGCTGGAGCTGCTGCACGCCGGCCGCGCCCAGCTGGCCCTGGTGTTCGAGCGCCCGGCGATTGACGGGCGCGAGGACTTCCAGGAAATGGGCCAGGAAACCCTGGTGGCCGTGATGGCCCCGCAGTTCGCCCCCTGGCGCGCCGCGCTGGCCGCCCAGGCACCCGGGGGGCCCGCCCCCCAGCTGAACGTGGACCAGCTGGCCGCCACGCGCCAGGTGCTGGTGGCCAGCCGCGACCCGCAGCAGACCGATCCGCGCTTTGTGTTTGCCCACCAGCAGTGGCGCACCGACAGCCACCAGGCGGCGCTGTCGCTGATCAGCACCGGCCTGGCCTGGGGCTGGCTGCCCAAGGGCCTGGTGGAAACCCACATTGCCGCCGGCACGCTGCTGGAGATTCCCGTGCAGAACCTGAGCAACGGCACCACCTTGTTCGTGGACTGGGTCTGGTCCAAGGAGCGGCCCCTGGGCCTGGCCGCGCAGCGCTTTGTGCACATGCTGCGCGAACGCCCCGCGCACTGA
- a CDS encoding PACE efflux transporter, translating into MASASSLSASSSASSVSPVTATPARATGLQGARRRVVFVGLYELIAIIVSSLLFMATGQDSGASGVMAVVASSIAILWNLTFNWLFERWELRQSRKGRSLLRRIVHAVGFEGGIAAMLIPLMAWWFEITLWQAVVMEAGLLVFFMVYTFVFNWCFDRIFGLPASAQAQPVAAS; encoded by the coding sequence ATGGCATCCGCAAGTTCTCTCTCTGCCTCTTCCTCTGCTTCGTCTGTTTCTCCCGTAACCGCCACCCCTGCCCGTGCCACCGGCCTGCAAGGGGCCAGGCGCCGCGTGGTGTTTGTCGGCCTGTATGAGCTGATCGCCATCATTGTCTCCAGCCTGCTGTTCATGGCCACAGGCCAGGATTCGGGCGCCTCCGGGGTGATGGCCGTGGTGGCTTCCTCCATCGCCATCCTGTGGAACCTCACGTTCAACTGGCTGTTCGAGCGCTGGGAGTTGCGCCAGAGCCGCAAGGGCCGTTCCCTGCTGCGCCGCATCGTGCATGCCGTGGGCTTTGAAGGCGGTATCGCCGCCATGCTGATCCCGCTGATGGCCTGGTGGTTCGAGATCACGCTGTGGCAGGCTGTGGTGATGGAGGCCGGTCTGCTGGTGTTCTTCATGGTCTACACCTTTGTCTTCAACTGGTGCTTTGACCGCATTTTTGGCCTGCCGGCCTCGGCCCAGGCGCAGCCGGTCGCTGCCAGCTGA
- a CDS encoding VIT1/CCC1 transporter family protein: protein MSSRLNWLRAAVLGANDGVLSTAGLVLGVAGADASFSALLAAGVAGLVAGALSMAAGEYVSVSTQRDTEKAAVHQEKAELAALPEAELRELAAMLQRKGLQPATAHQAALEMTQHDALAAHAELELGIQPGQYTNPWHAAWASAVSFAVGALVPLLTVLLSPSTWAVTWTAVAVLLALVATGVASAHLGGAPRLPAALRNVAGGLLAMGVTYAIGRVVGAQL from the coding sequence TTGTCCAGCCGGCTGAACTGGCTGCGCGCGGCCGTGCTGGGCGCCAATGACGGTGTACTGTCCACCGCCGGCCTGGTGCTCGGCGTGGCCGGGGCCGATGCCAGCTTTTCCGCCCTGCTGGCGGCCGGTGTGGCCGGGCTGGTGGCGGGCGCGTTGTCGATGGCGGCGGGCGAATACGTCTCCGTCAGCACCCAGCGTGATACCGAAAAGGCAGCCGTGCACCAGGAAAAAGCCGAGCTGGCGGCCCTGCCCGAGGCCGAGCTGCGCGAGCTGGCCGCCATGCTGCAGCGCAAGGGCCTGCAGCCCGCCACCGCCCACCAGGCTGCGCTGGAGATGACGCAGCACGACGCCCTGGCCGCCCATGCGGAGCTGGAGCTGGGCATACAGCCCGGCCAGTACACCAACCCCTGGCATGCGGCGTGGGCCTCGGCCGTGTCGTTTGCCGTGGGGGCGCTGGTGCCGTTGCTGACGGTGCTGCTGTCTCCCTCGACCTGGGCCGTGACCTGGACGGCCGTGGCCGTGCTGCTGGCGCTGGTAGCGACCGGCGTGGCATCGGCGCACCTGGGCGGAGCCCCCCGCCTGCCAGCTGCCCTGCGCAATGTGGCAGGCGGCCTGCTGGCCATGGGGGTGACCTATGCCATCGGCCGGGTGGTGGGCGCCCAGCTATAG